A region of the Candidatus Syntrophosphaera sp. genome:
TTATCCCTCCCGCGCTCACCGCCCAGAGCCAGTTGCCTGCTGAATCCAGCTTGGCAACAAATATATCATCGTATCCGCTTGAGGTGAGTGTATGGTCGCCGAAGCTGGCTATGCCGCTAAAAGCCCCGGCCACATATTGGTTGCCCTGGCTGTCTATGGCTATAAACTGGACATAATCATTTTCAGTCCCTCCCGCGCCCACAGCCCACTGCCACTGCGGGGTTTGCGCGGCTAACACAAGCGCCAGGATAAGCAAACCGGCGCAGAGCAGAAAACCTTTCATGCCTTTCATTTTTCTTCCTTTCATTGATAAAAACCTTTGAAAGATGTTTAAATAATCGGGAGGAATAGGTCAAGAGTTTTTTTGGGTTTAGGGTTTTAGCGTTTTGGCGTTTTAACGTTTTGGCGTGGTGGCGTGGTGACGTAACACCGGCTTCAGCCGGTCGTTCCGCTGGCTTTAGCCGGCTTTTGGGAGTTGAAATGAAAAACCAGCTTAAGCTGGTGAAACGACCCGCTGAAGCCGGTGTTACGGTATGCGCTTTCTTTATCCGTTGAATCCGTATAATCTGTCCTATCCGTTGGCAAAAAAAGGGCATGGACTCCAGATTTCGCCCATTTTCCCAGCTCACCCACCCCTCACTTACCACCCGCCCACCACCCGCCAAACGGGCGGTTACTCGGCGGGAGGTGGGCAAGAGGCGGGTGAGTCAGGAAAAAGGGGGGTCTGTCCGCCAATTACACGAAGGGGAAAAGGGGTGGCGTGATGGCGGTGTCCTCGAATTACACGAATTCACGATTTTCACGTTTCCACGCTTCCACGTTTCCACTTATAAACGAATTACACCAAGGGGAAAAGGGCTGAGGCCTCAGCCGAGGATCATCCCCACCGCCGCGGCGCCGAGCAGAAGATAGATGGGGTTGGGTTTGAAGCGCCAGTAGATGATCAGGCAGATCACGAACACGCCCACGGAAAAGCGGTCCGTGAAAGCGCCTTCGCCGATGAGGATGGCCGCGGCGCCGATCAGTCCGAGCGACAACCAGCGCAGTTTCTTGAGCACGTTTTGAAACCAGGGCTGCCTGCGCAGTTTCACATAGGAGAGGGTGATGGCCAGCATCAGAAGGATGGAGGGCAGGATCACGCCAAAGGTGCAGAGCAGCGAGCCGAAGACCCCCGCCTGGCGGTAGCCGATGAAGGTGGCGGCGTTGATGGAGATCGGTCCCGGGGTCATCTGGGAAACGGCCACGATGTCCGTGAATTCGGACGCGGTGAGCCAGGCGTGGCGGGTCACAACCTCCTGCTGGATCATGGCCAGGATGGCATAGCCGCCGCCAAAGCTGAACAGGCCGATCTTGAAGAAGGTCCAGAACAGCGAGAGATAGATCACACGGGCCCCTTTTTAGGCCAGAAACTCTGGAGCAGAGAGTAAAGGATGGTGCCCAGGATCGGATAGATGGGGCTGACCCCCAGAAGCCCCACCAGAATGATCGCCGCGAGGGGCAGCCAGAAATTACGCGGGCCGAGCCCGGCACCGCGGGTCATCTGGATCAGGGGTACAGCGATCAGGGCCACCACGGCGGGCTTGAGGGCGTGAAAGGCTTTGCGGACGAGGGGCAGGTCCGCGTAGTGGCTGAACAGGGCGGCGATGGCGATGATGATGAGCAGGGAGGGCAGAACGGTGCTCAAAACAGCAGCGAAGACGCCCCAGCCGCGCTTGACGTGGAATCCGATATAGACGCTGAGATTGATGGCGATGGGCCCGGGACAGGATTGGGCGGCGGCCAGTCCGTTGAGGTAGCCAGCGTTGGTGATCCAGCGCCGCTTTTCCACCACCTCCCTGCGGATGAGGGGGATCATGGCATAGGCCCCGCCGATCGTGAAAGCGCCGATCTTGAGGAAGGTGAGGAAAATGGCCAGCAGCCTTCTATTCAACTTCCATCCTGGCTTTGACCAATTTCAGCAGCTCCGGCACCAGTTCGGCTTCGGGAACCTTTTTGACGATCTCGCCCCGGGCAAAGACCAGGCCTTCCCCGTCTCCGCCGGCAATCCCGAAATCCGCTTCCCGCGCTTCGCCGGGGCCGTTGACCGCGCAGCCCATCACGGCAATGGTGAGCGGCTCATCCGCGAGGCCTTGCAAGGCCTCTTCCACCTCCTGGGTCAGCCGCAGCAGGTTGATCCGCGTCCTCCCGCAGGTGGGGCAGGAGATGATGTTCAGGCCCTTGCGCAGTTCCAGGGCTTGCAGGATCTGTTTGGCAACGCGAACTTCCTCCACCGGATCGGCGGTGAGGGAAACGCGCAGGGTGTCGCCGATGCCCTCGGAGAGGAGGATCCCCAG
Encoded here:
- a CDS encoding chromate transporter, translating into MIYLSLFWTFFKIGLFSFGGGYAILAMIQQEVVTRHAWLTASEFTDIVAVSQMTPGPISINAATFIGYRQAGVFGSLLCTFGVILPSILLMLAITLSYVKLRRQPWFQNVLKKLRWLSLGLIGAAAILIGEGAFTDRFSVGVFVICLIIYWRFKPNPIYLLLGAAAVGMILG
- a CDS encoding chromate transporter gives rise to the protein MNRRLLAIFLTFLKIGAFTIGGAYAMIPLIRREVVEKRRWITNAGYLNGLAAAQSCPGPIAINLSVYIGFHVKRGWGVFAAVLSTVLPSLLIIIAIAALFSHYADLPLVRKAFHALKPAVVALIAVPLIQMTRGAGLGPRNFWLPLAAIILVGLLGVSPIYPILGTILYSLLQSFWPKKGPV